From Acinonyx jubatus isolate Ajub_Pintada_27869175 chromosome F2, VMU_Ajub_asm_v1.0, whole genome shotgun sequence, the proteins below share one genomic window:
- the LOC106989683 gene encoding cytochrome P450 11B1, mitochondrial-like produces the protein MAFGAKARVWLAGPWPSPGRARAPGAGAAPAPKAVLPFEAIPRCPGNRWMRLLQIWKEQRLESFHLEVHQLFQELGPIFRYDVGGTRMVLLMMPEDVQRLQQVDGHQPWRPPLDPWLAYRQHRGHKCGVFLLNGPEWRMNRLKLNPDVLSPQAVQKYLPMVDWVARDFSKALRSRVLQNARGSLTVDIQPSILSYTIEASNLALFGERLGLLGHSPSPASLNFLRALKVMLKSTAQLMFMPRVLSRWTSTQLWKEHFESWDYIFQYANNAIQKIYQELALSRPEHYSGIVGELLTHADLSLEAIWANSIELTTGSVDTTVYPLLMTLFELARNPEVQQALRQESLGAEARISQDPQSATSELPLLRAALKETLRLYPVGMSVDRKVASDVVLQNYHIPAGTLVKVQLYSLGRNPSVFERPECYHPQRWLDNRGSGTRYPHLGFGFGLRQCLGRRLAETEMLLLLHHVLKSFLVETLRQEDVKMTYQFVFVPTTHPLLTFRAIN, from the exons ATGGCATTCGGGGCAAAGGCACGAGTGTGGCTGGCAGGGCCCTGGCCGTCCCCGGGCAGGGCACGCGCACCGGGCGCCGGAGCCGCTCCGGCCCCCAAGGCGGTGCTGCCCTTCGAAGCCATACCGCGCTGTCCCGGCAACAGGTGGATGAGGTTGCTGCAGATCTGGAAGGAACAGCGCCTGGAGAGCTTTCACCTGGAGGTGCACCAGCTCTTCCAGGAGCTGGGGCCCATTTTTAG GTATGACGTGGGAGGGACACGCATGGTGCTCCTGATGATGCCCGAGGATGTGCAGAGGCTACAGCAAGTGGACGGCCATCAACCGTGGCGGCCGCCCCTGGACCCCTGGCTGGCCTACCGACAGCATCGCGGGCACAAATGTGGCGTGTTCTTGCT AAACGGGCCCGAATGGCGCATGAACCGACTGAAGCTGAACCCAGACGTGCTGTCGCCTCAGGCCGTCCAGAAGTACCTGCCCATGGTGGACTGGGTGGCAAGGGATTTCTCGAAGGCCCTGAGGTCGAGAGTGCTGCAGAATGCCCGGGGGAGTCTGACCGTGGACATCCAGCCCAGCATCCTCTCCTACACCATAGAAG CCAGCAATCTAGCCCTTTTTGGAGAGCGGCTGGGCCTCCTTGGCCACAGCCCAAGTCCTGCCAGCCTGAACTTTCTCCGGGCTTTGAAGGTCATGTTAAAGTCTACCGCACAGCTCATGTTCATGCCCAGGGTCCTATCACGCTGGACAAGCACCCAGCTGTGGAAGGAGCACTTTGAGTCCTGGGACTACATCTTCCAGTATG CCAACAATGCCATCCAGAAAATCTACCAGGAGCTGGCCCTCAGCCGCCCGGAGCACTACAGCGGCATCGTGGGGGAGCTGCTGACGCACGCGGACCTGAGCCTCGAGGCCATCTGGGCCAACTCCATCGAGCTCACCACCGGGAGTGTGGACACG ACGGTCTACCCCCTGTTGATGACTCTCTTTGAGCTGGCTCGAAACCCTGAAGTGCAGCAGGCCCTACGCCAGGAGAGCCTGGGGGCCGAGGCCAGGATCTCGCAGGATCCCCAGAGCGCAACCTCGGAGCTGCCCCTGCTGCGGGCGGCCCTCAAGGAGACCTTGAG GCTGTACCCCGTGGGGATGTCTGTGGACCGAAAGGTGGCCTCGGACGTGGTGCTGCAGAACTACCACATCCCGGCAGGG ACATTGGTCAAGGTGCAACTCTACTCCCTGGGTCGAAACCCCTCTGTGTTTGAGAGGCCCGAGTGCTACCATCCCCAGCGCTGGCTGGACAACAGGGGCTCTGGCACCAGATACCCACACCTAGGCTTCGGCTTTGGTCTGCGCCAGTGCCTGGGGCGGCGcctggcagagacagagatgctGCTGTTGCTGCACCAC GTGCTGAAAAGCTTCCTGGTGGAGACGCTCAGGCAGGAGGATGTAAAGATGACCTACCAGTTCGTGTTcgtgcccaccacccaccccctcctcacCTTCCGGGCCATCAACTAG
- the LOC128312838 gene encoding lymphocyte antigen 6K-like isoform X2, translated as MRTAHTRVPQGSTSLEGPTLSPAAPEVPEGPGTTETMILFALLLVTGLPRVETNVTVSGKQAATLKCHVCEIENSFGCTNPSNCPRDFHFRTSVAVRIYPRFFYVSKQCSRYCPEPNIREPEFREGGRASRLRSSGAWLAAFLTLSSV; from the exons ATGCGCACGGCGCACACTCGGGTTCCACAAGGTTCCACGAGCCTTGAAGGCCCCACTCTCAGTCCGGCGGCGCCAGAGGTTCCGGAAG GGCCAGGCACCACGGAAACGATGATTCTCTTTGCTCTGCTCCTGGTCACGGGCCTGCCGCGGGTGGAGACAAACGTCACCGTGTCTGGAAAACAAG CTGCAACCCTGAAGTGTCACGTCTGCGAGATAGAGAATAGTTTCGGTTGCACAAATCCATCCAACTGTCCTAGGGATTTTCACTTTCGTACTTCCGTTGCCGTGA GAATCTATCCGCGTTTCTTCTATGTTTCGAAGCAGTGCTCCAGGTATTGTCCA GAGCCGAACATCCGCGAGCCGGAATTCAGAGAAGGCGGACGAGCAAGCCGCTTGAGGAGCAGCGGGGCCTGGCTGGCCGCCTTCCTGACTCTGTCCTCTGTGTGA
- the LOC128312838 gene encoding lymphocyte antigen 6K-like isoform X1 — protein MRTAHTRVPQGSTSLEGPTLSPAAPEVPEGPGTTETMILFALLLVTGLPRVETNVTVSGKQAATLKCHVCEIENSFGCTNPSNCPRDFHFRTSVAVRIYPRFFYVSKQCSRYCPVSAPFAPGLKSFVLVEPMPFLYAHCCSGFLCNTQEPNIREPEFREGGRASRLRSSGAWLAAFLTLSSV, from the exons ATGCGCACGGCGCACACTCGGGTTCCACAAGGTTCCACGAGCCTTGAAGGCCCCACTCTCAGTCCGGCGGCGCCAGAGGTTCCGGAAG GGCCAGGCACCACGGAAACGATGATTCTCTTTGCTCTGCTCCTGGTCACGGGCCTGCCGCGGGTGGAGACAAACGTCACCGTGTCTGGAAAACAAG CTGCAACCCTGAAGTGTCACGTCTGCGAGATAGAGAATAGTTTCGGTTGCACAAATCCATCCAACTGTCCTAGGGATTTTCACTTTCGTACTTCCGTTGCCGTGA GAATCTATCCGCGTTTCTTCTATGTTTCGAAGCAGTGCTCCAGGTATTGTCCAGTAAGTGCTCCGTTTGCTCCGGGACTCAAGTCCTTTGTCCTCGTCGAGCCTATGCCCTTCCTGTACGCGCACTGCTGTTCGGGGTTCTTGTGCAATACGCAGGAGCCGAACATCCGCGAGCCGGAATTCAGAGAAGGCGGACGAGCAAGCCGCTTGAGGAGCAGCGGGGCCTGGCTGGCCGCCTTCCTGACTCTGTCCTCTGTGTGA
- the LOC128312838 gene encoding lymphocyte antigen 6K-like isoform X3, which translates to MILFALLLVTGLPRVETNVTVSGKQAATLKCHVCEIENSFGCTNPSNCPRDFHFRTSVAVRIYPRFFYVSKQCSRYCPVSAPFAPGLKSFVLVEPMPFLYAHCCSGFLCNTQEPNIREPEFREGGRASRLRSSGAWLAAFLTLSSV; encoded by the exons ATGATTCTCTTTGCTCTGCTCCTGGTCACGGGCCTGCCGCGGGTGGAGACAAACGTCACCGTGTCTGGAAAACAAG CTGCAACCCTGAAGTGTCACGTCTGCGAGATAGAGAATAGTTTCGGTTGCACAAATCCATCCAACTGTCCTAGGGATTTTCACTTTCGTACTTCCGTTGCCGTGA GAATCTATCCGCGTTTCTTCTATGTTTCGAAGCAGTGCTCCAGGTATTGTCCAGTAAGTGCTCCGTTTGCTCCGGGACTCAAGTCCTTTGTCCTCGTCGAGCCTATGCCCTTCCTGTACGCGCACTGCTGTTCGGGGTTCTTGTGCAATACGCAGGAGCCGAACATCCGCGAGCCGGAATTCAGAGAAGGCGGACGAGCAAGCCGCTTGAGGAGCAGCGGGGCCTGGCTGGCCGCCTTCCTGACTCTGTCCTCTGTGTGA